aactAGACATTAAGtatacgataagtaagcatcaaggataatgtaagtaaacattaagaatacagtaaatagatattaatctttaatgagttagacttgagatatgtctctcaaagaaacagtctctcaaaagactagaCCCCTTTAGGGAGTCCTATGCAGTCGATTATCTGGGATGCCCCAAGAACCGTCCATGTAAAAGCAAGTGTAGAAACTTGAATggatgggggggggggggggggggggggggcgtaCAGTGTACGTGGAGAAGGAAGGACATACTCAATATGCTACTATACTGGACTGCTCGGAAGAGCCTAACTGTTGCTCACACAAGCAACATATGATCCGATAACCTGCGTTCTTTAGTACAAAGTAGCAACATTTTTGGCTCGTACCCCATgcttgttgaacatttagagtatatagacctagatttgtatatactacatacttagtatagtagtggtactaaaatatatattatgagtccaattaaatgcctcaaagaatttgatgaatcattactttgattcataagctttgtttggtgaaacattactttgattcataagctttgcttggtgaaacattactttgattcataagttttgcttggtgaaacattactttgattcatgagctttgcttggtgaaacattacttcgATTCATAAgcttgcttggtgaaacattactttagTTCGTAAGCTTTGCTtagtgaaacattactttgattcataagctttgcttggtgaaacagtTTTGTTTCAAAAGAAGGTATTGTTtcatgcatagctctataaatagagattGCATGCCTAGGGACATTTCATCCCATCTTCATATCTTTTcttatttctctcttaagaatactcctattcttattctttctttcatgagataatattgagagagtaattaactctcaatatcatcaaagttcttaattcaccacaacacttgtatttactattgcaatttccttgtgctaggattttatTGTGTAGATTGTATTGAATTTCAAtcatcatcccaagcacctttgtgggagaaatatcacaatagaaaAGTGCATGAatgccttctactcatatcaagtttccgagcgacttctttgattgtcgcaATCATATCTTCATCTTTTTCTTGGTGATTCAACAAGAGTTCAAAGCCATATACAAAGGATTACAAATAGTGTAGATTTATCTTGTAACACGTATTTGTAATACATCATTATTGTAATAATACTTCGCAATATAAATTCATATATGCCCTAGGTTATTTGTAAGCCAGAGTCACATTATATTAGCTTTCTCTCTTGCTTTATTTTTCCTGTAAAAGTagctttttttttccaaatcacTTATTTTTACACATATTGAAATACAACTTGGTGAATATAGTCTAATTTGGTGAACCAGCTTAAATATTGTGCTATTGATTGTTTATGTTTACTTTGTTACTCATCATCAACTTGCATTTTGTTTTGCTCATTGATTGGACCTTCAAACACATTTCTTCCGcacttttttattatctttctGTGTGTTTCCTTTTAAATGTCCCAACAATTTTTCTCTAGAAATGGGTCTAGCATGTCCAAGCGTGCCAACCCGATTCATTTACTCATCTCCTAAGAAGTTATACTTCCCAAAGAATTAACCAAACAGGCATTGCGAGAAAcgattttttttcttatcttcTTGTTTTGATGTCGTCTCACCTAGAGACGTTCTTTCACAAGAGTAgctacatgaacaagttttataGACTAATGAACGTAAGCTTTAAATAAGTAATGATTAAAAGTCAtacaaaaaagtaaaagagagaacactatgtttatatatattggGATCATTCACCAATTGATAAGGTCCAAATGCATATTTGACAAACACATCTTGACAACATCAAAAAACTTCATTAGTTGTATTATATTTGAAGCATCAAGAAACATGTACAAGCTATCCAATCCAAAAATTTATAAAGGGACAACAAACTTCGGTATAAAGACTACAAAATTTGTTCACTACTATTTACCCCCTTTAGAAAGCTTTCCTGTTTTCTGCACCATTAATGCATCTCTTGATCTAAGCTAAAAAGCTTATCAATCAGCTCTCTGTACAGTTGTTTTGAACAATAATACGTACCATTTTTGATCCAACGAAAAGTATAGGAATCCCCCGACGGAGTGAGTAACGAATGACCCAAAACTAGTCCCTACAATGCAATGCCAAGCCGGCCCATACACTCCATCAAGTTCCTGCATTCATAGGAACTTTTATTAACTTCATATACGACCAAATAATCCCTAATATTAGGACTACATGACAAgaccaacaataataatacttcaCATAGCATGGGATCCCACTTGAGAGTTGGGACAAGTAGTATAAGGAAGATGGGTTTTTATACAATTGCCCATTCTGTTGGGTATATATGCCAAGTGATCCAACTATTGATCACAACTCATAAGTCACAAGCTAGATGGGACTAGAAGCCTAGGATTCTACCTGCCATCCAAGAACAATTTATTTGTTCTTAATATTCTTGTGGGGGATAATCACATGTTGTTGCATATAATTAGGGGGATATATTGAGCATATTGTATATAATAAAAGTACGTTATATATACATAAGCAAGATTTGAGGGGAGAAAAGCAGATTAATCCTAATGTCTATGTGATATGCCCAAGTAGAACAGTTTCTTGTTCCATTCGAATACATGTATTCGGAAGAACATTAGTAGATCAAGTGTTCCCTTTTGTAGATGTATATTGATTATGTGTAATCTCAGTTTCACAACAAAATTGATCTTATTGAAATCTATTGAATGTAAATTTTACGTCCGTTGGCAAATGACTTTTTGTTCAAAGTGATAGTGATAAACGACATTTAAGTCGGCTGAATGAGtagttttttcattaattttcagcttttaatcaattttttctctaataaacagacAACATGCAcaactaatttttaccaaatcATTTCCTTAACATCTGGCTTAACAATAGATTATCCAATACTTCAagctggtcaaatcagccaACACCTCCGATTATTGATTTGCCAATGGCTTTCACACTTCACTAATCACGTGAGACTTGTTTTTTTTCAACTACAGAACTCCTATAGGCTACTAGGAACAGTAATCTTTTTTAAGGTTGTCAAATTAAGACTTCAAATGCAAAATAAAAGCAatatgatttgtaaatcaccacaaaaagacaaaaaaataataataaaataaaaaatcagaaaaagtaaattaaaattacaaaactcTATCCTATTAAATCCTATCATATAAGGGTGATTTATTAACTTCACAAACTACCGTTATTTACTAACACCTCCACAAATAAAAGAGGGTGGACCCCAACTGACCAAAATACATCATGTTCTTACACCTATTGTCATATCATTTCTCTGAGGAAATAGTAGACCAATTAAACAAGTTAGGAGTAGTCACTTCACTGATTGGTTCTCAAAAAAAATTCCTAAGCAATAACAAACCACcataagaaaaaacaaaaaatataataataaaataaataaaatcaaaaaaataaattagaataacaaaactctcaccCTATCACATCCTACTACATGAGAGTAATTTGTTATCCGTATgaataaccgttatttacttAGACCTTTCCTAATTCTGAATTTTCTTATGGAATCATAAAATGAAATTCAAATGGGAAGTTCAACCAAAATTCATTTATACAGTACTCCCTCTGAACTCTGTACCCCACAATAAGGTATGGCCCATCTATATAACACTAATAACCAAACAATATTAATTCAACTGAGTACTAATCGATGCTTATTCTAAAGACACTATTTAATGCAATGTTAACATGCCTTTATTCTATTCATAAATTGGATTCTTTGCCTTTTTACCGAGTTAAGTTATAAATATTACATTCCATTGGAATCAATTGTTACCCTTACATAACTATTGATTCTTAAAATCTGTTTTGAAATACCGGCTACGTTACGGTTATTGATACTATTTattgttcaaacttattttatatattgcgctaatatgtaagaaaaaatatagttatatagaatcttatttaaatcgtctaataGCATATCGTCGTAATATTAACATTCAATAATTTTTAGATATACATAGTTCAATGTATATGATCATAATAACTCATTGAATtagtaaaaatttaaatataataagtatagaaaaataaataaaacaattaaatatatcttgattcatctcaatgcacATCTGAAggtactctaaaatatcaagaTAATCAATAGGTATAACAACTAATTCTAAGTACAATTAAGCCccaaaaaagaacaaaataacaaaaaaaaaatgaattgaagATGAGGAAAGAGTGGGAATACCTTTTTAAGAGATAAAGCAAGGTTCTTAGAAGTGAATTTCTCAAGGCTATCTTTAATCTTTCTAGCAAAACCGACAACATGAATTTGCATAAATGGGGGCATATCAGCTGAAACAACTTTGGCACAATTTGTTAGCAAAAAATTAGCCAATTCTTCTTGTACATCACAAAATGACCTCCTTTTCCCAATCCCATTTACTATCACcaacttattattaatatttgctTCTCCTCCTTTCTTTGATTGATCTCTTCCCATTTTCTTCAATTCCTTCTTAGATTCTACAATATCTTCATGAACAACCACCAAAGATTTATTCTTCCCACTTTCCAAACCCATCTTTTTACCTTGTTTTCCAATATTTTGACCATAAAAGCTTGGATTTTTAGGGTCTAAATTAACCGATTTTGAGAGTGCTTTAACTTGTAAATGAGAATCTATATGTTTTTGGGTAGGTAGGTTTTGGAAATTAGTGGGTTTTTTTGGATTAGGATGTAACCTTGAAAAGTGATTTGTAAGGTTATAGATTGTAGATGTTGAGGTAGTACTAGAAGGCTTTGGATGTCTTTTTTCAGTAGTTTGTGAGATGGAAGGTGAGCTTGGTGCTGCTAACTTGCGCCTGTGAGTAGGATTGTGTGCCATCTTGATCTCGTGTGGGTAAAATGAGAGAAATGAAGGAATTTCAAAGCAAAAAAGGTTAGGGTTTGTGGGGATGAGTTTGGTGGGGTGGTGTTAAAAGGGAGGAAGAAGGATGTTGAGTTTTGAGTGGGAACTTTTTGTTCTAACTTGCGCCGCTAGACGTGGGGGAAATGAGGTCTTAATTTTTGACTTGTTTTACCCAGAAATAAACAAGGGAAAATAGAATGGGGAATTGGTAAAGTGGGGTCCTTGGTAACATGCTTTTCCATTCCTTTATTACATAAAAGAGTGAAAGTGGGGTCCATCTTCgtgaaattttgaataaatgtctctcaattaaaaaaatcttaatcgTGTACTCTTATTCTATTATGTTTGCTACCCTCTATAATTACCCAATTACAAAGTGGGGTGGATGAATGATAAGATGCTAGATACACAATTAATAGGCCAATATATAGGACATGTGGACATATtatagaaagaaaataaaaataaaaataaaaatatacatgaGTCTTGGATATGGTGTCCATAGTTCTCTTATAAACTCGAGTATGTGAGCATCTTGTGGCATTTGTGTTGCACTGCACATCTTAGCCCTGATCTTGTGTGGCAAATCGTGCTAATAAGGATGGGGACGAAGGGGCACGAAGTACTCGTAGATCTATACCTACAATAGTGTTAGATAATTCTTATCATCTTGGATTCTGACCTAATAACTATTAGATGTGACTCATAATCTCAATATGTATAGCTTCATATTGTATGGGTATGGTAGAAATAAGAGGTGTTATTAGTGCTCATGAATGAAGAGTATGGTCAGAGTGTTTCATGAGTAGCTCGAGTATATGGCTCAACCCAAGTTGTTGGTCGCTCACTGGATGCATttggctcgactggtcgagcaaaTTTCAGCATGTCAAGCAGCTGTGTTCATGGCTACTATTTTGCATGGGTTTTCTTATTGCTTGTTGTCCTTCCTCTACTCTTAGTCTTATATATACTCCATCTCTACATCAAGACCAAAGTGGGAATTACATTGTAATCAAGAGAAAGAGAACACATTGTAATCCTCTTGTAAGAGATATTGATCTAGATAGAGAGAGCCTCAAATAAGGGTTCTTTAGTGAATTAAGAGCTTTTTAATTACTCTTGTAATCTCTATAGTTTTTCATTTCctttgttagaattgattagTGTGTGTAAACAAGAACTAATCAATACAATAGTCTTTATTCTTTGGGTGGGTTTATAGtctaattattaatttgatattaggATTTTTCCACCTTCCAATTCTTAGTGTGTTTGattatttctttatattttgCAATCTTTATCATTCTTTGTACATTAGAATCTTCATTGAAAAAGCATTTGCtctaacaataacaacaaagcAACTCGCGATAAAAGTATACCAAATTAACAACTTCCCAAGAAAACTCTAACACACCCCCTTGGGCAACCAAAATAGCACAAGGTTGCTTAATGTCCATGCGTGACTTATCAATCAGTAGTATCGACTACTGTATAACCACTTAATAGGTTGTATCTTGTTGCACTACTCGAGCATGTACTCAACATAATGCAACAACCAAGTCGCCAATAGCATTACGTTGGATCATTGGGAAAAGACTTATTCACAACCATACTAGGATGCCTAATGATGTCGTTGATTGTCGTCT
This Amaranthus tricolor cultivar Red isolate AtriRed21 chromosome 13, ASM2621246v1, whole genome shotgun sequence DNA region includes the following protein-coding sequences:
- the LOC130798303 gene encoding uncharacterized protein LOC130798303, whose translation is MAHNPTHRRKLAAPSSPSISQTTEKRHPKPSSTTSTSTIYNLTNHFSRLHPNPKKPTNFQNLPTQKHIDSHLQVKALSKSVNLDPKNPSFYGQNIGKQGKKMGLESGKNKSLVVVHEDIVESKKELKKMGRDQSKKGGEANINNKLVIVNGIGKRRSFCDVQEELANFLLTNCAKVVSADMPPFMQIHVVGFARKIKDSLEKFTSKNLALSLKKELDGVYGPAWHCIVGTSFGSFVTHSVGGFLYFSLDQKWYVLLFKTTVQRAD